The Tepidisphaeraceae bacterium genome includes a window with the following:
- a CDS encoding sugar-binding protein encodes MQSAPSTSKRPTGWKRHFTGQRLRIFIALSIAAHLFLGLSWGVPAYVQERRAEAQRQQAAMLEAQQRAAAEEAETAAKTKAAAETLADVKRQTRRAFESMVAALPQPKKDDVWNEIAPKLDPVQSQMADALADRATTETDLRNLQRELSGQMIDAVNGALNGNASETEAAAFMTLARERLLPELVRHYSNGMQDKVARPLQGDAKNFIETEANATKTTIDGLKAARDDAGKRLTAIRENLDAAQKATDIAHDAIARNADGKRNDEIAKLLANATEKLASATAAGDEFNKLIDSIIKTASSTTGAESFADRLTEAKTRTNSVLASAKPTADALARQDTTAAVKELTAAALAARTLGTAWGAANDEAGRARDRALAASGSAVGVAGRSTVRENVQSTFGGAYKEKASDRIAAVLSAAFAKRLEGRGITDAALVTKVTADVKALLEERLGSEPQIVTSAIKPLLTYGEADAAKPSTGAGMTDAFGDRSQPIVTEGINAVVIDDVIDQRLATIADEQSSDTALDAAADRIATVASNQNAGRSTGGGFAGIGSSVLTSLRSDAIQRADDTQNGMAAANGTASTQPFVDPLLTDVKRDLTEALARDLKGLLEGKLNEDQAEKFVETVTTAGDADVSRLAANVLDGRVSDSDLEASRTEFSMAMMGHVNDALDATATADVEAELFKQLTGDAGTALADNIRKAVAKEVGNELASGFANAARDERQESAASVQALRGAIDTMRDTTAKASEIVEGSRVRAQRAANEAEKAKPDAPAADSVAVIKAERERLTVVRETLSDARTTLKEATANAKVGSERLRAALGDLETSLANVTQRLADADAAAAKGDVKAFAGAVDEVKKALDPYRKAVTTATTSLQSEPAQAGAQLLKAAESTVAKDGEESKVASKVNAAFEEEFRQATLPRLTDQIVNAYKEKMAKAGVDTEAGEAALREKVAAELQKQVSTGTSVADGALAEVDRRGTFKEAAKATGEPDAAMIEKANAAADNAVKAGVTTALGGNRGGAEVGKALSAVKGPSQSILELKDKFARMEGQLRGGRGGLLDEPAADAELVEGEQPGSVAGVRKKWQSILASAAGAGEGNGTGSAGEAGASGAQGSGWRWGRGVNPFGHWVDEEQYQALIAKLKDRDKQLTGGQAFARVGATGDASNADADADIVRPATIVAPTTQPASKAEGDQPYVPTFKSLAFATAPYLTDSIKIDGSFDDWKDIPALQMKPERFDGTGQEGLTVADTVTAKVAWDKHGLYFMLDMADPDRSMKTTAAGTFWVGDTFEIFLDTMNSKENARARGAGQQFWVWPLGSVDDPTLPGGESFVDGYSSFKFVPFKSHQMQRAMRKTDAGYQLECRVDTIHIRDADLAPGKILGLNMTAETGTRVHYYWTASKATATFARPDTWGDLLLGGADGRLEIPERLSDEDGAGDATQATSSFLVGQPLRLRVSDGDMNLNSRIADKVMVTVANPSNGDSQVAILKETGADTGIFEGAIRTVLDIGEKQPGAVSVFDGQKLRVTYVDQARANGARDAKVVFEAKAGSPVIGVVAAGAN; translated from the coding sequence ATGCAATCCGCCCCATCCACATCAAAACGTCCGACCGGTTGGAAGCGGCACTTCACCGGCCAGCGGCTGCGGATCTTCATCGCGCTGTCGATCGCGGCGCACTTGTTTCTCGGGCTGTCGTGGGGTGTGCCGGCGTACGTGCAGGAACGCCGGGCCGAGGCGCAGCGGCAACAGGCAGCGATGCTGGAAGCCCAGCAGCGCGCCGCCGCCGAGGAAGCGGAAACCGCCGCCAAGACCAAGGCCGCGGCCGAGACGCTGGCCGACGTGAAGCGGCAGACGCGCCGGGCGTTTGAATCGATGGTCGCGGCGCTGCCCCAACCGAAGAAGGACGACGTCTGGAACGAGATCGCGCCGAAACTCGACCCCGTTCAATCTCAAATGGCCGACGCGCTGGCGGACCGCGCGACCACCGAGACCGACTTGCGCAACCTGCAGCGAGAGCTGAGCGGGCAGATGATCGACGCGGTCAACGGCGCCCTGAACGGCAACGCCAGCGAGACCGAAGCGGCGGCGTTCATGACGCTGGCGCGCGAGCGGCTGCTGCCTGAACTCGTGCGGCACTACAGCAACGGCATGCAGGACAAGGTCGCCCGCCCACTGCAAGGCGACGCGAAAAATTTCATCGAAACCGAGGCCAACGCTACCAAGACCACCATCGACGGCCTGAAGGCGGCACGCGACGACGCGGGCAAACGGTTGACGGCCATCCGCGAGAACCTCGATGCCGCCCAGAAGGCCACCGATATCGCTCACGATGCGATCGCACGCAACGCCGACGGCAAACGCAACGATGAGATTGCGAAGCTGCTGGCGAACGCAACAGAAAAGCTCGCCAGCGCCACAGCCGCGGGTGACGAGTTCAACAAGTTGATCGATTCGATCATCAAGACGGCATCCAGCACCACCGGCGCTGAATCGTTTGCCGATCGGCTTACGGAAGCCAAAACGCGGACGAACAGCGTGCTGGCGAGCGCGAAGCCGACGGCCGACGCACTGGCCAGGCAGGACACGACGGCCGCCGTGAAGGAACTCACCGCCGCCGCGCTGGCGGCGCGAACGCTAGGCACCGCCTGGGGCGCCGCCAACGACGAGGCGGGCCGCGCCCGCGATCGGGCGTTGGCCGCGAGCGGTTCGGCGGTCGGCGTCGCCGGTCGATCGACGGTGCGCGAGAACGTGCAATCCACCTTCGGCGGCGCGTACAAGGAAAAGGCATCCGACCGAATCGCCGCAGTGCTGTCGGCCGCGTTCGCCAAGCGGTTGGAAGGGCGCGGCATCACCGATGCCGCGCTCGTGACCAAGGTCACCGCCGACGTGAAGGCGCTGTTGGAAGAGCGACTCGGCAGCGAGCCGCAGATCGTCACGTCCGCTATCAAGCCGTTGCTGACCTACGGCGAGGCCGACGCCGCTAAACCGTCCACCGGCGCCGGCATGACCGACGCGTTCGGTGATCGGTCGCAGCCGATCGTTACCGAGGGCATCAACGCGGTCGTCATCGACGATGTGATCGACCAGCGCCTCGCCACGATCGCCGACGAGCAATCCAGCGATACGGCCCTCGACGCCGCCGCCGACCGAATCGCCACCGTCGCCAGCAACCAGAACGCCGGCCGATCGACTGGCGGCGGGTTTGCGGGCATCGGCAGTTCCGTGTTGACCAGCCTGCGGTCCGACGCAATCCAGCGGGCGGATGACACTCAGAACGGCATGGCCGCGGCCAACGGCACGGCCAGCACGCAGCCGTTCGTCGACCCACTGCTGACCGATGTGAAGCGTGACCTCACCGAGGCGCTGGCGCGCGACCTGAAGGGGCTGTTGGAGGGGAAGCTGAACGAAGACCAGGCCGAGAAGTTCGTGGAGACCGTCACCACCGCTGGCGATGCGGACGTGTCGCGGCTGGCGGCCAACGTGCTGGACGGACGCGTGTCGGACAGCGACCTGGAGGCCAGCCGAACCGAGTTCAGCATGGCGATGATGGGCCACGTGAACGATGCGCTCGACGCCACCGCGACCGCCGACGTGGAGGCCGAGCTATTCAAGCAGTTGACCGGCGACGCCGGCACGGCGCTGGCGGACAACATCCGTAAGGCCGTGGCGAAAGAGGTGGGCAACGAGCTGGCCAGCGGGTTCGCCAATGCGGCCCGCGACGAACGGCAGGAGAGTGCCGCCAGCGTGCAGGCCCTGCGCGGCGCGATCGACACAATGCGCGACACAACGGCCAAGGCCAGCGAGATCGTCGAGGGCTCGCGCGTGCGCGCCCAGCGCGCCGCCAACGAGGCCGAAAAGGCCAAGCCCGATGCCCCGGCCGCCGACAGTGTCGCCGTCATCAAGGCCGAGCGCGAGCGGCTCACCGTCGTGCGGGAAACGCTGAGCGACGCCCGCACGACGCTCAAGGAAGCAACCGCGAATGCCAAGGTCGGCTCCGAGCGGCTTCGCGCTGCGCTGGGCGACCTCGAGACGTCGCTCGCGAACGTCACGCAGCGACTGGCCGACGCCGATGCCGCAGCTGCCAAGGGGGACGTCAAAGCTTTCGCCGGCGCCGTCGACGAGGTGAAGAAGGCGCTCGATCCGTACCGCAAGGCCGTCACCACGGCCACGACCAGCTTGCAGAGCGAGCCGGCCCAGGCGGGCGCGCAGTTACTGAAGGCAGCGGAATCGACGGTCGCGAAGGATGGCGAGGAGAGCAAGGTGGCGTCGAAGGTGAACGCCGCGTTCGAAGAAGAATTTCGCCAGGCGACGCTGCCACGGCTGACCGATCAGATCGTCAACGCCTACAAGGAGAAGATGGCCAAGGCGGGCGTGGACACCGAGGCGGGTGAGGCGGCGCTGCGCGAGAAGGTCGCCGCTGAACTGCAGAAGCAGGTGTCGACCGGCACATCGGTCGCCGACGGCGCGCTAGCCGAGGTGGACCGTCGCGGCACGTTTAAGGAAGCCGCCAAGGCGACGGGCGAACCCGATGCCGCGATGATTGAAAAAGCCAACGCTGCCGCCGACAACGCGGTGAAGGCGGGCGTCACCACGGCGCTCGGTGGCAACCGTGGTGGGGCGGAGGTCGGCAAGGCACTGAGCGCCGTGAAGGGGCCCAGCCAATCGATCCTGGAGTTGAAGGACAAGTTCGCACGAATGGAAGGCCAATTGCGTGGTGGCCGTGGTGGCCTGTTGGATGAACCGGCCGCCGACGCCGAACTTGTCGAAGGCGAACAGCCCGGCAGCGTAGCGGGCGTGCGAAAGAAGTGGCAGTCGATCCTCGCCAGCGCCGCCGGCGCCGGTGAAGGCAACGGCACCGGCAGCGCCGGGGAGGCGGGTGCGAGTGGCGCGCAGGGCAGCGGCTGGCGATGGGGTCGCGGCGTCAACCCGTTTGGCCATTGGGTAGATGAGGAGCAGTATCAGGCGCTCATCGCCAAGCTGAAGGATCGCGACAAGCAACTGACCGGCGGCCAGGCGTTCGCGCGCGTCGGCGCGACGGGCGATGCGTCCAACGCCGATGCCGATGCCGACATCGTTCGCCCGGCGACCATCGTCGCGCCGACCACTCAGCCTGCCAGCAAGGCCGAGGGGGATCAACCGTACGTGCCCACCTTCAAGTCGCTCGCCTTCGCGACCGCGCCGTACCTCACCGATTCGATCAAGATCGACGGCAGCTTCGACGACTGGAAGGACATCCCCGCGCTGCAGATGAAGCCGGAACGTTTCGACGGCACGGGCCAGGAAGGTCTGACCGTCGCCGACACCGTGACGGCCAAGGTGGCGTGGGACAAACATGGACTTTACTTCATGCTCGACATGGCCGACCCCGACCGCAGCATGAAGACCACGGCCGCGGGCACGTTTTGGGTGGGCGACACGTTCGAGATCTTCCTCGACACGATGAACTCGAAGGAGAACGCCCGGGCTCGTGGCGCCGGCCAGCAGTTCTGGGTGTGGCCGTTGGGCAGCGTGGATGACCCGACGCTGCCGGGCGGCGAATCGTTCGTGGACGGGTATTCGTCGTTCAAATTTGTACCCTTCAAGTCGCACCAGATGCAGCGCGCGATGCGCAAGACCGACGCCGGCTACCAGCTCGAGTGCCGCGTCGACACCATTCACATTCGCGATGCCGATTTGGCGCCCGGCAAGATCCTCGGCCTGAACATGACGGCCGAAACGGGCACGCGCGTCCACTACTACTGGACCGCTTCCAAGGCCACCGCCACCTTCGCGCGGCCCGATACTTGGGGCGACCTGCTGCTGGGCGGCGCCGATGGCCGGCTGGAGATTCCCGAGCGCCTCAGCGATGAAGACGGCGCGGGCGATGCCACCCAGGCCACCTCGTCGTTTCTCGTCGGCCAGCCGCTGCGCTTGCGCGTGAGCGACGGCGATATGAACCTCAACAGTCGCATCGCCGACAAGGTGATGGTGACGGTCGCCAACCCGTCGAACGGCGACTCGCAGGTCGCCATCCTGAAGGAGACCGGTGCCGACACCGGCATCTTCGAAGGCGCGATCCGCACCGTGCTCGACATCGGCGAAAAGCAACCGGGCGCTGTGTCCGTCTTCGACGGCCAAAAGCTGCGTGTTACCTACGTCGATCAGGCCCGCGCCAACGGCGCGCGCGACGCGAAGGTCGTCTTCGAGGCCAAGGCCGGCTCGCCGGTGATCGGTGTCGTCGCGGCGGGGGCGAACTGA
- a CDS encoding methyl-accepting chemotaxis protein: MTKLTIGKRISVGFAMTALITTLLGALAYYELSRTDALADTIEHQSMPGVFLSADLESKAKDCRGFTLNFLLAQSQPEMDGLEAKLASLKTEIDTTVQAFGRTIANDADRRICDEAGAALARFRELRVPILKLHRDGKAAEALSQWHATAEPAFDYMIGKLRQLKDSNHEAGDATSANIAATITSAKRAMMIGIGIALAASIALSVLIVRSINAALNRMAGTLSAGAEQTSSAAGQVSSSSQSLAQGASEQAAALEETSSSLEEMSSMTRKNADTAQQASSLSADAKASADRGQAAMTRMIAAIDDIQRSAGETAKIIKTIDEIAFQTNLLALNAAVEAARAGEAGKGFAVVAEEVRNLAMRSAEAAKTTNALIEGSVSNARNGVSIAAEVGGTLGEIVNASERVHALIGEIAAASSEQANGIGQVNTAVTQMDQVTQGNAASAEECAAAAEELSSQAEQLSGVVGELVALVGGKANERASMTSAIPQRQTRSSFTTSRTKRTPARRSSKCSAANAIPFDEDSDFGEFNRAA, from the coding sequence ATGACGAAGCTTACGATTGGCAAACGCATTAGCGTTGGGTTCGCGATGACCGCACTGATCACCACGCTGCTGGGTGCTCTGGCCTACTACGAACTGTCGCGCACGGACGCACTGGCCGATACCATTGAACATCAATCGATGCCCGGCGTGTTCCTGAGCGCCGACCTCGAATCGAAGGCGAAAGATTGCCGCGGCTTCACGCTCAACTTTCTGCTGGCTCAATCGCAGCCGGAGATGGACGGGCTGGAAGCCAAGCTCGCTTCGCTGAAGACGGAGATCGACACGACGGTCCAGGCGTTCGGGAGGACCATCGCGAACGATGCCGACCGGCGGATCTGCGACGAGGCAGGCGCCGCGCTCGCCCGGTTTCGCGAGTTGCGCGTCCCGATCCTGAAGCTGCATCGCGACGGCAAGGCCGCCGAGGCGCTGTCCCAGTGGCACGCGACCGCCGAACCGGCGTTCGACTATATGATCGGCAAGCTGCGCCAGCTGAAGGATTCAAACCACGAGGCGGGCGACGCCACCAGTGCCAACATCGCGGCCACCATCACGTCCGCCAAGCGGGCGATGATGATCGGCATCGGCATCGCGCTGGCAGCCAGCATCGCGCTGAGCGTGCTGATCGTCCGCTCGATCAATGCCGCCCTGAACCGTATGGCTGGAACGCTGTCGGCCGGCGCCGAGCAGACGTCGTCGGCGGCCGGGCAGGTCAGCAGTTCCAGCCAGTCGCTCGCCCAAGGCGCTTCCGAACAGGCCGCGGCGCTGGAGGAGACCAGCAGCAGCCTCGAGGAGATGAGCAGCATGACGAGGAAGAACGCCGACACCGCGCAGCAGGCCAGTTCCCTCTCGGCCGATGCCAAAGCGTCGGCCGACCGGGGGCAAGCGGCCATGACGCGCATGATCGCCGCGATCGACGACATCCAACGCAGCGCCGGCGAGACGGCCAAAATCATCAAGACGATCGACGAGATCGCGTTCCAGACGAACCTGCTGGCGCTGAACGCCGCGGTCGAGGCCGCGAGGGCCGGCGAGGCGGGCAAGGGCTTTGCCGTCGTCGCGGAAGAAGTGCGGAACCTGGCGATGCGTTCGGCCGAGGCCGCGAAGACGACCAACGCGCTGATCGAGGGCAGCGTCAGCAACGCTCGCAACGGCGTGTCCATCGCAGCAGAAGTGGGCGGGACGCTCGGTGAGATCGTCAATGCCAGCGAACGCGTTCACGCGCTGATCGGTGAGATCGCAGCGGCCAGTTCCGAGCAGGCCAACGGCATTGGGCAGGTGAACACGGCGGTGACTCAGATGGACCAAGTGACGCAGGGCAACGCCGCCAGCGCCGAGGAGTGCGCCGCGGCCGCCGAAGAACTCAGCAGCCAGGCCGAGCAGCTGTCGGGCGTCGTCGGTGAACTGGTGGCGCTCGTTGGCGGCAAAGCAAACGAACGTGCCTCGATGACCTCCGCCATCCCGCAGCGGCAAACGCGTTCGTCCTTCACCACCTCGCGAACCAAGCGAACGCCCGCACGCCGCAGCTCGAAATGCTCGGCCGCGAACGCCATTCCCTTCGATGAAGACAGCGACTTCGGAGAGTTCAACCGGGCTGCCTGA
- a CDS encoding chemotaxis protein CheW, which translates to MSESNDSTGHPSIAGKYLTFGLGNEGYGLEILKVREIIGYMDITAVPRTPSYVRGVINLRGQVISVVDLRTKFAMPTVPRTDETCIIVVEINQQDRKLSTGIIVDRVAEVLNIGAAQIEPTPSFGAAVPTDYILGLGKVGQAVKILLDIDRVLSADEPLATPVPPVGAAA; encoded by the coding sequence ATGTCCGAATCAAACGATAGCACCGGTCATCCTTCAATTGCCGGGAAATACCTGACTTTTGGCCTCGGCAACGAGGGATACGGGCTGGAGATCCTCAAGGTGCGCGAGATCATCGGGTACATGGATATCACCGCCGTGCCGCGCACGCCGAGCTACGTTCGGGGCGTGATCAACCTGCGCGGGCAGGTGATCAGCGTCGTCGACCTGCGGACCAAGTTTGCGATGCCCACGGTGCCTCGGACGGACGAGACCTGCATCATCGTCGTCGAGATCAACCAGCAGGATCGCAAGTTGAGCACGGGCATCATCGTCGACCGCGTCGCTGAGGTGCTGAACATTGGCGCGGCCCAGATCGAGCCGACACCGTCGTTCGGCGCCGCCGTCCCCACGGATTACATCCTGGGCCTGGGCAAGGTCGGTCAGGCCGTGAAGATTTTGCTGGACATCGACCGCGTCCTGTCGGCCGACGAGCCCCTGGCAACGCCTGTCCCGCCGGTAGGCGCTGCCGCATAA
- a CDS encoding aldo/keto reductase has protein sequence MIPHRPTRRSFLAATVAAGACVGWPSLARAAEEPAMNARAIPSTGETIPIIGMGTWQTFDPPQQDAATIATLTEVLRTFHAAGGRVIDSSPMYGRSEAVAGELSTKLNVNADLFIATKVWTRGEQQGARQMRQSLDELKREKIELMQVHNLVDWRTHLKTLRQWKEDGRIKYIGVTHYVPSAFDELERIVKEASIDFLQLPYSLGTRDAEQRLLPAARDKGVATLINRPFEEGSLFRAVRGKELPPAVKTFASSWGEAFLKFILANDAVTCVIPATSNPKHMADNVRAGFGRLPDAAERKALLAVIA, from the coding sequence ATGATCCCGCACCGCCCCACCCGCCGATCGTTCTTAGCCGCCACCGTCGCGGCCGGCGCCTGCGTCGGCTGGCCATCGCTGGCAAGGGCCGCCGAGGAACCCGCCATGAACGCGCGAGCCATTCCATCTACTGGTGAAACGATCCCGATTATTGGCATGGGCACATGGCAGACGTTCGACCCGCCACAGCAGGACGCCGCCACGATCGCGACGTTGACCGAGGTGCTGCGGACCTTCCATGCGGCCGGCGGACGCGTGATCGATTCATCCCCGATGTACGGCCGATCCGAAGCGGTCGCGGGCGAACTGTCGACAAAGCTCAACGTCAACGCCGACCTGTTCATCGCGACCAAGGTCTGGACGCGCGGCGAGCAGCAAGGCGCACGCCAGATGCGCCAATCGCTGGACGAGCTGAAGCGAGAGAAGATCGAACTGATGCAGGTGCACAACCTAGTCGACTGGCGCACGCACCTGAAGACGCTGCGCCAGTGGAAGGAGGACGGCCGGATCAAGTACATCGGCGTCACGCACTACGTGCCGTCGGCGTTCGATGAACTGGAACGCATCGTGAAAGAGGCATCGATCGACTTCCTGCAACTCCCCTACTCGCTCGGCACGCGCGACGCCGAGCAGCGCCTGCTGCCCGCCGCCCGCGACAAGGGTGTGGCCACGCTGATCAATCGCCCGTTCGAGGAAGGCTCGCTCTTCCGCGCCGTGCGCGGCAAGGAACTGCCGCCCGCGGTGAAAACGTTCGCCAGCAGTTGGGGCGAGGCGTTCCTGAAGTTCATCCTCGCCAACGACGCCGTCACCTGCGTCATCCCCGCCACCAGCAACCCGAAGCACATGGCCGACAACGTGCGCGCCGGCTTCGGGCGGTTACCGGACGCCGCAGAACGCAAGGCACTGCTTGCGGTCATCGCGTAG
- the acpS gene encoding holo-ACP synthase produces MPIVGHGIDIVETSRVKRMVEEHGQRFLDRVFTVAEQAYASRNPKRTYEHLAGRFAAKEAVLKVLGTGWSGGIAWTDVEVVKEISGQPKIRLTGECARVAAELNITRWHISISHIETHATASAIGLQPGYDSGR; encoded by the coding sequence ATGCCCATCGTCGGTCACGGCATTGATATCGTCGAAACGTCCCGCGTCAAACGCATGGTTGAAGAGCACGGCCAGCGGTTTCTCGACCGCGTCTTCACCGTAGCGGAACAGGCGTACGCGTCGCGTAACCCCAAGCGCACGTACGAGCACTTGGCCGGTCGATTCGCCGCGAAGGAGGCGGTACTGAAGGTACTCGGCACCGGTTGGAGCGGTGGCATCGCGTGGACCGACGTGGAGGTGGTGAAGGAGATCAGCGGGCAGCCAAAAATTCGCCTGACCGGCGAGTGCGCCCGCGTGGCGGCCGAGCTGAACATTACGCGGTGGCACATCAGCATCAGCCACATCGAAACCCACGCGACCGCCAGCGCCATCGGACTGCAGCCGGGCTACGATTCGGGACGATGA
- the glnA gene encoding type I glutamate--ammonia ligase, protein MTPREVIKLCETRHIQFIDLRFMDFPGLWQHTTCPVSELTLDSFDHGFGFDGSSIRGWQAINESDMLLVPVSETAKIDPFLQHPTVSMICDIRDPITKREYSRDPRSIARKAQTYLEKSKIADTAMFGPELEFFVFDSAFYDQGINYGKYHLGSAEGIWNRGDESADNRGYQVRQREGHFPTPPMDRLQNLRSEMVQTLIELGIPVEAHHHEVATGGQCEIDMRYTDLLTMADNVMYYKYVTKNVAARHGKVVTFMPKPLFGDNGSGMHVHFSLWKGDKPLFAGNKYAGLSDMGLYAIGGILKHARALCALCNPTTNSYKRLVPGYEAPVNLVYSSRNRSAAIRIPMYSDKARTKRIEFRSPDSSCNPYLAFSAITMAAIDGIQNKIHPGEPLDKDIYKLSADEYEKIGAAPASLDEALDALAEDHEFLLKGDVFTADVIHYWIKYKRENEIDAIRLRPHPFEFCMYFDI, encoded by the coding sequence ATGACGCCGCGCGAAGTGATCAAGCTCTGTGAGACCCGCCATATCCAGTTCATCGATTTGCGCTTCATGGACTTCCCCGGCCTGTGGCAGCACACCACCTGCCCGGTGTCGGAACTCACGCTCGACAGCTTCGACCACGGCTTCGGCTTCGACGGCAGCAGCATTCGCGGGTGGCAGGCGATCAACGAGAGCGACATGCTGCTCGTGCCGGTCTCCGAGACGGCTAAGATCGATCCGTTCCTGCAGCATCCCACCGTCAGCATGATCTGCGACATTCGCGACCCGATCACGAAGCGCGAGTACAGCCGCGACCCGCGGAGCATTGCCCGCAAGGCGCAGACGTACCTTGAGAAGTCCAAGATCGCCGACACCGCCATGTTCGGGCCGGAACTGGAGTTCTTCGTCTTCGATAGCGCGTTCTACGACCAGGGAATCAACTACGGCAAGTACCACCTCGGCAGCGCCGAAGGCATCTGGAACCGCGGCGACGAGTCGGCCGACAATCGCGGCTACCAGGTGCGCCAGCGCGAGGGGCACTTCCCCACGCCCCCGATGGACCGCCTGCAGAACCTGCGCAGCGAGATGGTGCAGACCCTGATCGAGCTGGGGATTCCCGTCGAGGCCCACCACCACGAGGTGGCCACTGGCGGGCAGTGCGAGATCGACATGCGCTACACCGACCTGCTCACCATGGCCGACAACGTGATGTACTACAAGTACGTGACGAAGAACGTCGCCGCGCGGCACGGCAAGGTCGTTACCTTCATGCCCAAGCCGCTCTTCGGCGACAACGGCAGCGGCATGCATGTGCACTTCAGCTTGTGGAAGGGCGACAAGCCCCTCTTCGCCGGCAACAAGTACGCGGGCCTGAGCGATATGGGCCTCTACGCGATCGGCGGCATCCTGAAGCACGCCCGCGCGCTCTGCGCCCTGTGCAACCCCACGACCAACAGCTACAAGCGCCTCGTCCCCGGCTACGAGGCGCCGGTGAACCTCGTCTACAGCAGCCGCAATCGTTCGGCCGCCATCCGCATTCCCATGTACAGCGACAAGGCCCGCACGAAGCGCATCGAGTTCCGCTCGCCTGACAGCTCCTGCAATCCGTACCTCGCCTTCAGCGCCATCACCATGGCCGCCATCGACGGCATCCAGAACAAGATCCACCCCGGTGAACCGCTGGATAAAGACATCTACAAACTGTCGGCCGACGAGTACGAGAAGATCGGCGCCGCCCCCGCATCGCTCGACGAAGCGCTGGATGCGTTGGCAGAAGACCACGAGTTCCTCTTGAAGGGCGACGTCTTCACCGCCGACGTCATTCACTACTGGATCAAGTACAAGCGCGAGAACGAGATCGACGCCATCCGCCTGCGGCCGCACCCGTTCGAGTTCTGCATGTATTTCGATATTTGA
- a CDS encoding DUF4256 domain-containing protein — MSKSKGTTKASSADERATLIESLQARFEQHANRHKGMKWADLQAKLEGNATALRSLAEMERTGGEPDVVMFDKKTGEYVFFDCSAESPAGRRSICYDREGLESRKEHRPANSALDLANEMGIEMLTEEQYRYLQTLGEFDVKTSSWVATPAAIRKLGGALFCDRRYGQVFTYHNGAQSYYGSRAFRGSLRV; from the coding sequence ATGAGCAAAAGCAAAGGCACTACGAAGGCGTCGTCGGCCGACGAGCGGGCGACGCTGATCGAATCACTTCAGGCCCGGTTCGAGCAGCACGCCAACCGCCACAAGGGGATGAAGTGGGCGGACCTGCAGGCGAAGCTGGAGGGGAACGCGACCGCGTTGCGGTCGCTGGCGGAAATGGAACGCACCGGCGGTGAGCCGGACGTGGTGATGTTCGACAAGAAGACGGGCGAGTACGTCTTCTTCGACTGTTCCGCAGAGAGCCCCGCGGGCCGGCGCAGCATCTGTTACGACCGCGAGGGGCTGGAGTCGCGCAAGGAGCACCGCCCGGCCAACAGCGCACTCGACTTGGCCAATGAGATGGGCATCGAGATGCTGACCGAGGAGCAGTATCGCTACCTGCAAACGCTGGGCGAATTTGACGTGAAGACGTCCAGCTGGGTGGCAACGCCGGCCGCCATCCGCAAGCTCGGCGGCGCCCTCTTTTGTGATCGCCGGTATGGGCAGGTGTTCACGTACCACAACGGGGCGCAGTCGTACTACGGCTCGCGGGCGTTTCGGGGATCGCTGAGGGTTTAA
- a CDS encoding transposase, whose product MARRTYTREFKLSAVKLVNEQGYSIPEAARSLGVDPSCVRGWVDKHSAEPGLAPSGDGAMAAELRRLRKENARLLTEREILKKAAQFFAKEQP is encoded by the coding sequence ATGGCACGACGGACGTACACCCGCGAGTTCAAGCTCTCGGCGGTCAAGCTGGTCAACGAACAGGGGTACTCGATCCCCGAGGCGGCACGCAGCTTGGGGGTCGACCCCAGTTGCGTCCGCGGGTGGGTCGACAAGCACTCGGCCGAGCCGGGGCTGGCGCCCAGCGGCGACGGGGCGATGGCGGCGGAGCTGCGGCGGTTGCGCAAGGAGAACGCGCGGCTGCTGACGGAACGCGAGATCCTAAAAAAAGCGGCGCAGTTCTTCGCGAAGGAGCAGCCGTGA